DNA sequence from the Halococcus salifodinae DSM 8989 genome:
CCGTGAGTCGGCTGGAAATCGCTGCTGTCATACCGGATAATACTGCTCCATCATCATAATAGTACACGATTACTGTTGAGGCTGTCACGCAAAAGCGATAAGTCGGCGTCGGTCGAGGGATGCGACCATGCCCACCGATACCGACATCCTCGTGCTCCGTGAGGGAACGGAAGGACTGTCGATGGCAGCGTACGCCGAGCAACTCCGTGAGCGACTCCCCGATACGAACGTCGAACTCGCCCGAACTCCGGCGGAGGAACGCGAGTCGATTCGGGACGCGCGCGTCGTCACCGGTATCGACCTCGACGAACGACTCCTCGACGCGGCCGAAAACCTCGATCTATTCGCGTGTACGTTCGCCGGCACCGACCACGTGCCAGTCGATGCGCTCACAGAGCGTGGCGTCGCCGTCACGAACGCCGGCGGCATTCATGCACCTGGCATCGCCGAACAGGCCATCGGAAACATGCTGGTGTTCGCCCGGCGACTCCACGAAGGCTGGCGGCGAAAGCAAAATCGCGAATGGCGACATTTCCAGTCCCACGAGTTCACCGACAGCACTGTGACCATCGTCGGTCTCGGTGCCATCGGCGAGGCGCTCGCCCAGCGACTGCAGGGCTTCGAGGTAGAGACTATCGGGGTTCGCTACACGCCCGCAAAGGGTGGCCCGACCGACGAGGTGTGTGGGTTCGACGACGAGGAGTTCCACGACGCGCTCGCGCGGACCGATTACCTCGCCATCGCCTGCCCGCTGACCGAGACGACGCGCGGACTCGTCGGCGGCGACGCGCTCGCAACGCTTTCGCCGTCAGCAGTGGTCATCAACGCCGCCCGTGGTGGCATCGTCGATACGGACGCGCTCGTGAGCGCTCTCCAGTCGGAAGCCATCCGTGGTGCGGCGATCGACGTGACCGACCCCGAACCCCTCCCTGAAGACCATCCGCTCTGGACGCTCGAAAACTGCCTCATCACGCCCCATACTGGTGGCCACACGCCACGCCATTGGGAACGCCTTGCCGGCATCGTCGCGCGCAACGTCGAACGGCTCGATACAGGCGAGGAGTTGGAAAACGCAGTCCGCGTGCCCTGAATCAGGGTGTCTTCAATCAGGTCGAGAACAGTTCTCGGGGAAACTCGGCAAGCGTCTCCGCACCCGTCGCGGTCACGTGGAAGGTTTCGCTGATCTCGACGCCGACGTCGTCCTGCCAGATGCCCGGAATCATGTGGAAGGTCATGTCTTCCTCCAGCACCGTGTCGTCGCCGGGCCGGAGGCTCGCGGTGTGTTCGCCCCAGTCAGGCGGGTAGCCAAGCCCCATCGAGTAGCCGATGCGGTCCTCCTTCTCGATGCCGTACGACTGAATGACCTCGCGCCACGCTTGCTCGACTTCCTCGCAGGTGACGCCCGGTTCGGCGGCGTCAAGCGCAGCCTCGATTCCCTCGATGACAACCTCTGCTGTGTTCGTCAGCTTCTCAGGCGGGTCGCCGACGAACGTGGTGCGCGCGAGCGGCGAGTGATAGCGATGGCGACAGCCGGACAGCTCGATGATGACCGGATCGCCGTCCTCGAAGCGGCGGTCGGTCCACGTGAGATGCGGCGTGCCGGTGTGGTCACCCGAGGGGAGCAGCGGGACGATCGAGGGGTAATCGCCGCCATAGTCGTCGGTGCCATCGATAAGCGCCGAATAGATCGTCTCGGCGACCTCGTACTCGGGCACGCCCTCGCCGACGGCATCGAGTCCGGCCTGCATCGCGTTCTCGGCGATGCGCGCGGCCTGTCGCATGTACTCCAATTCCTGCTCGGATTTGTAGATGCGAATCCAGTTGACGAGCAGCGTTGTGTCCTCGAAACTCGCTTCGGGGAGCTTCTCGCGCAGGCGCTGGTATGACTTCGCGGTGAAATAATACGCATCCATCTCGACTCCGATTGTCCCGTCGCCGGCATCGAGGTCGTCCAGTAATCCGGCGACGTAGTCCATCGGATGGAGGTCATACGGAGAGTGGACGTGGTCGTCGCTGTACGAGTGAATGTTCTCCTCGGCGAGCCATGTCGTCGCCCGCGCGCCGTTGGCGTCCATTCCACGACCGACCCACACCGGCTCATCGCGTTCGTGGGTGACGATGACCGCTTGCGGGACGTAAAACGACCAGCCGTCGTAGCCCGCGAGGTAGTTCATGTTCGAGGGGTCAGTTATCACGAGTGCGTCCAGTTCCCGCTCGAGCATCCGTTCTTTCGTCCGCTCGATACGCCGCTCGTACTCCGACTGTTCGAACACATCCATGGGCATGAGTCTCTCACTCGGTCTTCGGCGAATTCACTCATAAATTTTGTGTACGTCGGAAACAGATTTCATGACAAACGGGGCAGTGATGGCCACGGAGAATTACAATTTCTGTGTACACGTATAATGGTATCTGTGGATAAACTATTTACGTCCGTTCGTCATGGCCTCTATCATGGTCGATAGTCCACCCATCAACGACCTGCACTTCGACGATGCACCGAGCGTTGGGAACGTGCCTGGTCCCGAATCGGAGAAGTTGCTCGAAAAACAACGCAACATCGATAGCAGCGCTGTGGCCTATCCCGAGGATATCCCCATCGCCTTCGAGGAAGGCAAGGGTGCGACAGTACGCGACGCCGACGGCAACACCTTCATCGACATGTTCGGCGGCATCGGCGTGTTGAACGTCGGTCACGCCAATCCCTATGTACTAGAAGCGGTTCACGAACAAGCTGACAAACTGGTGCACACGGTCGATTTCCCGACCGAAGCGCGCCTCGAGCTCATCGAAAAGCTCGACGCGATTGCACCCGGCGATCTTCAAGGAAACAACCGCGTCGTGTTTGGGGGACCGACCGGGAGCGACGCCATCGAGGCGGCGATCAAACTCGCCAAATACAACACCGGCGGCGACGGACTCATCGCCTTTCGGGGAGCCTACCACGGCATGACCAGCGGCGCGCTCAGCCTCACTTCGAACACCGGCGCGAAGAGCCACTACACGCCGCTGCTTTCGGACGTGGTGCATGCGCCCTATCCGAACCCGTTCGAACAGGGAAAGTCTGCCGAAGAGGCGGTCGCGCACGCGATCGAAGAGGTCACGGCCATCGTCGAGGACCCCTACAGCGGGCTTGCGAACCCGGCGGGCATCTTCGTCGAGCCGATTCAGGGCGAGGGCGGTGTCGTCACGCCCCCCGAAGGCTTCCTCTCAGGGCTGCGTGACATCGCTGACGACAACGGTGTTCCATTGATATTCGACGAGATTCAGAGCGGGTTCGGGCGTACCGGTCAGTGGTGGGCCGGCGAACACGAAGGTGTGTCGCCCGATATCATGACCACGGCGAAGGCTCTCGGCGGCGTCGGTTTCCCGCTTTCTGCGACCATTTACCGCGAGGAACTCGATACGTGGGAGGCGGGCGACCACGCTGGCACCTATCGCGGCCACGTC
Encoded proteins:
- a CDS encoding M24 family metallopeptidase translates to MPMDVFEQSEYERRIERTKERMLERELDALVITDPSNMNYLAGYDGWSFYVPQAVIVTHERDEPVWVGRGMDANGARATTWLAEENIHSYSDDHVHSPYDLHPMDYVAGLLDDLDAGDGTIGVEMDAYYFTAKSYQRLREKLPEASFEDTTLLVNWIRIYKSEQELEYMRQAARIAENAMQAGLDAVGEGVPEYEVAETIYSALIDGTDDYGGDYPSIVPLLPSGDHTGTPHLTWTDRRFEDGDPVIIELSGCRHRYHSPLARTTFVGDPPEKLTNTAEVVIEGIEAALDAAEPGVTCEEVEQAWREVIQSYGIEKEDRIGYSMGLGYPPDWGEHTASLRPGDDTVLEEDMTFHMIPGIWQDDVGVEISETFHVTATGAETLAEFPRELFST
- a CDS encoding aspartate aminotransferase family protein codes for the protein MVDSPPINDLHFDDAPSVGNVPGPESEKLLEKQRNIDSSAVAYPEDIPIAFEEGKGATVRDADGNTFIDMFGGIGVLNVGHANPYVLEAVHEQADKLVHTVDFPTEARLELIEKLDAIAPGDLQGNNRVVFGGPTGSDAIEAAIKLAKYNTGGDGLIAFRGAYHGMTSGALSLTSNTGAKSHYTPLLSDVVHAPYPNPFEQGKSAEEAVAHAIEEVTAIVEDPYSGLANPAGIFVEPIQGEGGVVTPPEGFLSGLRDIADDNGVPLIFDEIQSGFGRTGQWWAGEHEGVSPDIMTTAKALGGVGFPLSATIYREELDTWEAGDHAGTYRGHVVAMRAGSRAIEYIQQHDLLAHARDLGADIRARLKDVADGNSHLGEVRGRGLFIGAEFVDDNGDPDSAIVDSIQQYCYEHGVLVWTAGRHGNVLRLLPPLVLTHDLADTALDVVADAIEQVTTAEQPTA
- a CDS encoding D-2-hydroxyacid dehydrogenase; amino-acid sequence: MPTDTDILVLREGTEGLSMAAYAEQLRERLPDTNVELARTPAEERESIRDARVVTGIDLDERLLDAAENLDLFACTFAGTDHVPVDALTERGVAVTNAGGIHAPGIAEQAIGNMLVFARRLHEGWRRKQNREWRHFQSHEFTDSTVTIVGLGAIGEALAQRLQGFEVETIGVRYTPAKGGPTDEVCGFDDEEFHDALARTDYLAIACPLTETTRGLVGGDALATLSPSAVVINAARGGIVDTDALVSALQSEAIRGAAIDVTDPEPLPEDHPLWTLENCLITPHTGGHTPRHWERLAGIVARNVERLDTGEELENAVRVP